In Oryza sativa Japonica Group chromosome 1, ASM3414082v1, the genomic stretch CTTGAGCCACTTCCAGAACGCCTCGAGTGGTTGGACGAGCTCGTGAGCTGCGCCGGCGAGCATGGCCACGACGCTGGCGAAGAAGGACCGGATGTACTGCCAAAAGCCGTCGAAACCGAAGCTGATGCCGGCGCCTGCGTCGGCGACGGCTGTCTGGATCCACTTCCAAAACGCCTGAAACGGGTGGACGAGGTCGTGAGCAGCGCCGGCGAGCGATGCGATGACGCTGGCGAAGAGGCCTTGTATGCTCTGCCACAATCCTTGGAAGCCAGAGCCGATGCCGCTGGCCGCCGTCTGCAGCCACCGCCATAACGCCTCGGACGGCAGGACGAGCCCGTGGGCCACGCTGACGAGCgccgcgacggcgtcggcgaagAAGCCCTGTATGCCATGCCACATGCCGTCGAAGCCATGGCtgatgccggcggcggccgcctggATCCACCGCCAGAACGCCTCGAACGGCAGCACAAACAGGTGCGCGGCGCTCCCGAGCCCAGCCACGATGCTGGCGAAGAACCCTTGTATTCCCTGCCACATGCCCTCGAATCCATGGCCGATGCCGGCGACGGCCGCCTGGAGCCCGCGCCACAGCATCTCGAACGGCAGGACGAGCAGGTGCGCCAAGCTCCCGAGCCCAGCCACGATGCCGGCGAAGAACACCTGGACGGCGTGCCCCAGGGACTCGAATCCATGGCCGATGCCGGCGACGGCCGCCTGGACCCCGCGCCACAGCATCTCGAACGGCATCACAAGCAGGTGCACCAAGCTCCCGAGCCccgcgacgacgccggcgaggagccaCTGGATGGCATGCCCCAGGGCCTCGAAGACGTGGGCGATGGCCCCGGCGAGCGCCTGGAACGGGAGGAGAAGCAGGTGGATGAGGCCGCCGAAGAGGCCAGCGATGAGCTGCCACAGGCCGTCGAGGCCGAAGCTCAtgccgacggcggcgtcgccggcgagggtGCGGGCTCGGCCGACGGCGCCATGAAGGAGCTTCCTTGCTGCTGAGTCGGCGAGGACCAccatggctagctagctgcaatGTAGCAGGTAGCAGTGTGGAGTGACAACTGACTACTGTGACTATGGGTGAAGAaggggagaagaagagaggactCGGCCACTAGGGCAACTCGCCGGCTAGCTACTCCATTCCCACAGTTCCGCTACTACTAGACTCCTTTTGGGGCGAGATTGGTGCATGTCACGCCACCGTGAGGGGAAGCTTTTGCTTCAAAGGTTCCGGGCGGAACTTCCTGCGGACAGTACATGTACCGAGGGTTAATTTACTCTTGTTAATATATTATAGGGATAATTGTATCATACACTCACTTTTAACCACAACTGCTATTTTACTCTTACTTTTAGGGTTTGTTTCTTCCCCATTTTTTGAAAATGAACCAGATGTTTGTCCTCACTGCTCCCCTCCCtcttttagagcaagtttaacagtatagccaactattggcTCCAAATCacctatagtcaatttaatagccaattcatacaataattatctataaacatatattacaTAATTAATGTCTGGTCCCACCcgtcatacatacatacattttggagtctgtgctgcagctggctacaaatctagaGCCCGCTACTCTTAtctctcatattttatcttcttaaaatatatttatagctggcttatagtatGCTATTATACCCTGCTCTTAGAGGGACGAAAAGACTCTTTCCATTCTTCAAGCTATTAACCGCCCTTCCACTCTTCCACTAATACAGTCAAGCACAAAGTTCGAAGAGGAAAGAAAGAATGATGGAATGAAAGATCAGTTGGTTGGAAAGAAAAAGGCTCTCCTCAAAACTATTCCCAAGTTTTGAATTCCATTTCTATCGATAAGTTCTAAGCATATGACAGATTTCGACGGTAGGTTTAACCGTGTTATTTTAGGACGAAACGACATTTTTACCCTTGGCGAAAGCACCTACACCTCCATTCCGAATGCTTGCCACTGAGCCGCCAGCACCGTGGCGCGGGAAGCCCATGGCTGCTGCTCGCCATGCTGGGAGCCCCATGGCTGCCAGCTGCCTTGGCGCACTTGGCCGCCACTCACCGTGGCATGGCGTGGCACACCCCCCCGGCCGTCGCCTAGTTCAGGGCGCCTGGTTGTGCCTCGTCGTGCCAAGGTGCAACATGCACCGCAACCGCCGCCAACCTCCACGCGCCTAGTCGTTGCTTGCCACGCGGAAGCCCTGCGGCTACCACCTCAATGCACCCCCGCTGGATACCAGCCTCGATGCGCCTCCCGGAGGCCCACCGCGCTTGCCAACACCATGCATTCGTCTAAACTACCGCCTTCGTTGCGTGCTCACCAGAGAACCACCGCCACCTCTAGGGTTTTTGGGTGGTGACGGGCCAGGAACGGGAGTATGGGAATTCAacattgtagaaaaaaaatttatttcCGTTTGTATTTATGTTACTAAAAACCATGGGACCCACCCAAGAGGCGTCAAAAGTGAGCGCAAATGGCTGGtttgttttcaaaaaaatagtGCAAAAATGTAAACTCTAAAAAGTAGAGAGGCAAAACAACAGTTGGGTTGAAAGGGTGGGCATGGATGCCTTATCGTGTAAGtccttaaattttaaattaaaagccTCCTTttatttgtaggaaaaataaagaaaacttAGATGATTTTATTTTGTGGGAAAAATCCTAGCCCTTTGGAATAAAGAATTGTATCATATATACTCTTATGACAAGTTAGGAAGAGCTCTAACCTCTGGGTTTTGACTCAGTCTGTTTTGTCTGATCCTTAGTTTTTCATGTGAACTATTCAAATGtcgttcttttatttttctttcttgtgtTTCTTATTTGCAATTATATGTTATGCACTTGCCTTTCTCTACTATCTCCATTGAGCGCAACATGTCCTTAATTCCTttatcctctcctcccactTAGCGCATCCGTACTCTCCACGTGAGTAACCAACAGATCCAATGTTTCATTCTCAATCACCCTTCTAGGCTAATCAAAATCCTTGTGTCGGGTGGAACGGCAGTGACCCAAGCGGCGATGGCACCGGGCAGAGGAAGCCAAGGCGTCGAGTAGAGACAGTGTTgggcggaggggcggcgaccCAAGCGACAATGACACCGGGCGAAGCGGCGGTTAGATCCACTAGCGCACCACCACCTTTCCTCTCCTTCCCCGAAGcagcggcgaggtcggcgacgcGGGAGTAGGAGATGACAAGGCGGTTTGAGGAGGAACGGCATCTGCCTGAGGCAAAGAAGGTGTGAGCCAGTGAGGCAGAGTGGTGTCGGCAATGGAGGGCGACGAGCTCTACGCGGCCTGCTTGCTCCGGCGGCTCTCCCATGCATTTCCCCCCTCGCCACCTTATTCATGTGAGTAACTGGCATCTTTGTTGAAAGAGGAAAACCTATGTCAAGGGATGAGGGCCTATACCCTCTCTTCTCCACGGCATCACGCAGCCTAGGTGGAGGCAAGAAGTAACTCACCAGCATGGTGCACTGCGAAGGGCCTAACACCATGTCTCGACGTGCGTCACCCATGCCCTACCCGAGCACGCTGCTCGCAGGGCGTGCCGCGTCATTCGGTGCGCGAAGTGCTAGCGCCCTCGACGTCACCGCACACGATCGCGCAGCCGATGTCCACACCCGCGCACGCGACAATAGGCCGGAGAAAATATGGCTCTAGTAGACACTTCATCGCCCTCTCTTTTAGCAACAGTCTAGCTTCATCTCCACTCTAAACCTTGTATGTCTAGTATCTTCTTATGTTATCTACCGTTGCCCCTCCGGCCCTCCTGCCACCATCAGGATTTCCATCGCAGAGCAGAAGTGGAAATGGAAGTGATGGGTGTACCTGATCTGATGGTGGCTGCTCTAGACAAAATGAGACAAAAGGAAATTATACTAAGGCAAAATTTACTTTAGAACACTAACTTTCTAGGACATTCTACTTTTACGGCTTTATCATATGGTACTCTAGTGTTGTGGCACTTTACTATAAGACACCTAGTTCATTATTTTAATATAACATCTTCAAATAGAGAGATAAAACTTTATAAAAGAAGGGCGCGCGCGTGGGCCGCGTGGGCTGGAAATGCGCGTTGGCGGCGCGCACGCTAACTATCTTTTCCGGGCCGGTTTCCCTGATTTTTTAGCGATTTTGTTCCTATAAGTCGGTTATAGAGATAAGGACGTATTGTGCCTATATGTACTCGTGTCCATGATAAATCCAAGTCATCGCGTTGACTCTCATACGCCCTCCCGACGCTGCTTTCACCGTACTCTCTTTTGCACCATTACTCTCCGTCGTTGATCTCTCCTGCTCCCAGCGCTACAGCATCGGCCTCTCCACGCTCGTCGTAAGCATAGATGGAATATGGTCTCGGAGAGAAGATGATAGCAAACTTGACGGCAATAGCATGAtttgaattttagaaaaaatcagTGACATATAGTAGGTTTTCAAGAATAGTAGTGATATTTTTCCAAATTGGTAAATTTGTAATGGCAAAGGGTCCATTTATAACACATAAAAAGAACATGTGAATTTTAATAGGAGTGACAGTAATCATATGCCTGGCGGTTGTTGGAGGTCACCTTTCATTGACTGGTAATCGCACTAATGATTCCTTTGCTTTGGCAAAACCAGAAAATACCCAAAAAGGAGGGTGCTAAGATCGAAAGCCACATCATCCCTATAGTAAGAGCATCAAACTTActttaatatattataaagtttatatacggcGGTGACGCAACAAATATGATGCAATGTGTATGATCTTATAGATACGTCATGGGTGggattagggatgaaaacggtcggaaacggtcggaaaaaccctctaccatttccattttcattttattttctcgaAAATGGAATCGGAACGTATACTCGGAAACGGTAAGGATATCGGTTATATCGGTATCTCGGAAACGGAACCGTCGGAACGGGAATATACCGATATCGGACGGAAGTCGAAAATTCATGTCGGAAACAGCGAACTGTGGTATCATCCCGCATTTAACTATGTATGAAGATAACCTTATAATTTCACCCTTGCATCATTATGCTGCCACACAACACctttatatgatgattaataagTTGACAATAAGATTgacaaataatataaataaagttcaaTGATACTTCAACATCAATGTGGCTAAAGCATACAATGTGGCTTACATGATAGGATTACAGCATAACTAATATTGTCCGACTTTTTTTAGGATATAGATTTGAAGTCTTCGAGAACACCAAGCTCACAAGCTGGCATGGCTTCAGCTGATCAGCTCCTTGTCAAATATCATTCATTATTTCATCATCAATTGACATAGCTATATCGTCGTCCTACAGTGGCACATTGCATAAGAACTTTTATGTTGACACTGTATAACTACCGTTGTAATTAAGTTTCATGCTAAACTAGACTTTTTGGTATTTCCAGGTCGATCACAGAGAGGAGTCAAGATGGTGGGGCCCGCCGGTGGATCCCACAgcctttcttttcctctctttcttttattttctctctctcttatccttcCCTTCTCTCGGTTCCTTTTCCTGCTC encodes the following:
- the LOC4326808 gene encoding uncharacterized protein, whose protein sequence is MVVLADSAARKLLHGAVGRARTLAGDAAVGMSFGLDGLWQLIAGLFGGLIHLLLLPFQALAGAIAHVFEALGHAIQWLLAGVVAGLGSLVHLLVMPFEMLWRGVQAAVAGIGHGFESLGHAVQVFFAGIVAGLGSLAHLLVLPFEMLWRGLQAAVAGIGHGFEGMWQGIQGFFASIVAGLGSAAHLFVLPFEAFWRWIQAAAAGISHGFDGMWHGIQGFFADAVAALVSVAHGLVLPSEALWRWLQTAASGIGSGFQGLWQSIQGLFASVIASLAGAAHDLVHPFQAFWKWIQTAVADAGAGISFGFDGFWQYIRSFFASVVAMLAGAAHELVQPLEAFWKWLKTAAADAATGISFGFDGFWQNTRSFFASVLATLAGAAHELVQPFEAFWKWLKTAAADAAADISFRLDGLWPLVKRLYASLLATLAGAAHELAPRLESFWRWLRAAAGAALPYVLVIAAVLCVAALVWLSWPFLLHAAVQIGQALVSAVSSGAHYLFVPFGQCCVPLTMMRAPGAAGLMISRAAFESLPELYFQILRSAGRVVAAAVFRAPSIARACAAPVAALFGASS